A single Marinitoga aeolica DNA region contains:
- a CDS encoding sensor histidine kinase, which yields MLFVFYFLHLLAYWYLIPISFVFLYFIVYIFIEKRIRRILHKGNAYTTKHYNLEYSGLLRELDEMIRTYSLLLLREREGLKEYYEKFNAIFDSIGSGLLVFNENNILQRSNHKAKEIFHNITLKYGMQLSKIFIKSGIKITLESGIYEVYSKKLRKNLQLIISKKSNFIIIAVNDITTYKKLKKNLENARHFARLGEILANAAHGLKTPIARLKMTFQMYELTNDKNYLNQVKNEIDNIQNIVQETLELFKIPEDIKLFSLNLVINDVINNFKKVYPQIKFIVQDMVNVEIKSDEWLFKSAMFNVIQNSIDAVLMKKDQSIIIVKMLRKKGCYKIMLADNGIGMDKTEKEKYLKPFFTTKDNGTGLGTVFLERFVIFQNARLRVNSIKGKGTIISIILEK from the coding sequence ATGCTTTTTGTTTTTTATTTCTTACATCTTTTAGCTTATTGGTATTTAATACCAATAAGTTTTGTTTTTTTGTATTTTATCGTATATATATTTATAGAAAAAAGAATCAGGAGAATATTACATAAAGGTAATGCTTATACTACCAAACATTATAATCTGGAATATTCTGGTTTATTACGAGAATTGGATGAAATGATCAGAACATATTCATTATTATTATTAAGAGAGAGAGAAGGATTAAAAGAATATTATGAGAAATTTAATGCCATTTTTGATAGCATAGGTTCAGGATTATTGGTTTTTAATGAAAATAATATTTTACAAAGATCCAATCATAAAGCTAAAGAAATTTTTCATAACATTACGCTGAAATATGGAATGCAACTTTCAAAAATATTTATTAAAAGTGGAATAAAAATCACATTAGAATCTGGTATATATGAAGTATATTCTAAAAAATTAAGGAAAAATTTGCAATTGATTATAAGTAAAAAAAGCAATTTTATAATTATAGCTGTAAATGATATTACTACATATAAAAAATTAAAAAAGAATCTTGAAAATGCCAGACATTTTGCAAGGCTTGGAGAAATACTTGCCAACGCTGCTCATGGTTTAAAAACACCTATAGCAAGGTTAAAAATGACGTTCCAAATGTATGAGCTTACAAATGATAAAAACTATTTAAATCAAGTAAAAAATGAAATTGACAATATTCAAAACATAGTTCAGGAAACGCTAGAATTATTTAAAATACCAGAAGATATTAAATTGTTTAGTTTAAATCTGGTAATAAATGATGTGATAAATAATTTTAAAAAGGTATATCCTCAGATTAAATTTATTGTACAGGATATGGTAAATGTTGAAATCAAAAGTGATGAATGGCTTTTTAAATCGGCAATGTTTAATGTGATTCAAAATTCTATAGATGCTGTTTTAATGAAAAAAGATCAAAGTATTATAATTGTAAAAATGTTGAGAAAAAAGGGATGTTATAAAATTATGTTAGCAGATAATGGAATAGGAATGGATAAAACCGAGAAGGAAAAATATTTGAAACCATTTTTTACTACAAAGGATAATGGTACGGGGCTTGGTACTGTTTTCTTAGAAAGATTTGTTATTTTTCAAAATGCGAGATTGCGGGTTAATTCAATAAAAGGCAAGGGGACAATAATAAGTATAATTTTAGAAAAATAG
- a CDS encoding aminopeptidase, with protein MEIKKLQEKLTRKKVSVWKKRDRKIIDEYSKGYKDFIDYSKTERKAVEYSVKELEKHGFKPLDFYLEKGKIEDGDKIYYVNNSKAIFAIKIKGNITNGISLVGAHLDAPRLDLKPEPIIEDTDIAMAKTHYYGGIKKYQWLNIPLELHGVVIKNDGTKIDVSIGDKPEDPVFVISDLLPHLDRRKGEVSEVFKGENLNLLLGTISISYEEEVKEGVKLNILNILHEKYGIVEEDLISAELEVVPSLPARDVGLDRSLIAAYGHDDRICSYTALTALIEAEPEIRSAAILLVDKEEIGSDGNTGAKHHFWITILKKLLKLQGSINIELDIDDTLLNSTLLSADVSAALDPNFKDVHDPANAPKLGYGIAIAKYTGARGKVATNDANAEVFGKLRKIFNENGVIWQTGELGKVDQGGGGTIAKFFAEKGLSVIDAGVALFGMHSPYELASKADLYETYYAYKVFLNKN; from the coding sequence GTGGAGATAAAAAAGCTTCAAGAAAAACTTACAAGAAAAAAAGTGTCTGTATGGAAAAAAAGAGATAGGAAAATTATTGATGAATATTCTAAAGGTTATAAAGATTTTATTGATTATTCAAAAACAGAAAGAAAAGCTGTTGAATATAGCGTGAAAGAATTAGAAAAACATGGATTTAAACCTTTAGATTTCTATTTAGAAAAAGGCAAAATCGAAGATGGTGACAAAATATATTATGTTAACAATTCAAAAGCCATTTTCGCTATTAAAATAAAAGGTAATATAACAAATGGTATTAGTCTTGTTGGTGCTCATCTTGATGCTCCAAGACTTGATTTAAAACCAGAACCAATAATCGAAGATACAGACATAGCTATGGCAAAAACTCATTATTATGGTGGAATAAAAAAATATCAATGGTTAAATATCCCTCTTGAATTGCATGGCGTTGTTATTAAAAATGATGGAACAAAAATAGATGTTTCAATTGGAGATAAACCTGAAGATCCTGTATTTGTAATATCAGATTTATTACCACATCTTGATAGAAGAAAAGGTGAAGTTTCTGAAGTATTTAAAGGAGAAAATTTAAATTTATTATTAGGAACAATATCAATATCTTATGAAGAAGAAGTAAAAGAAGGAGTAAAATTAAATATTTTAAATATTTTGCACGAAAAATATGGTATTGTTGAAGAAGATTTAATTTCTGCAGAATTAGAAGTAGTACCTTCATTACCAGCAAGAGATGTTGGATTGGATAGATCATTAATTGCTGCTTATGGTCATGATGACAGAATATGTTCTTACACTGCATTAACTGCTTTAATAGAAGCAGAACCAGAAATAAGAAGCGCTGCAATTTTATTAGTGGATAAAGAAGAAATCGGAAGCGATGGAAATACCGGCGCAAAACATCATTTCTGGATTACTATACTAAAGAAATTATTAAAACTCCAAGGAAGCATTAATATTGAATTGGATATAGACGATACATTATTAAATTCTACTTTATTATCAGCAGATGTTTCCGCTGCACTTGATCCAAACTTTAAAGATGTTCATGATCCAGCTAATGCCCCAAAATTAGGTTATGGAATAGCAATAGCAAAATATACTGGAGCCAGAGGAAAGGTTGCAACTAATGATGCAAATGCAGAAGTTTTCGGTAAATTAAGAAAAATATTCAATGAAAATGGTGTTATCTGGCAAACAGGTGAATTAGGCAAAGTAGATCAAGGTGGCGGTGGAACAATAGCAAAATTCTTTGCCGAAAAAGGTTTAAGTGTTATTGATGCTGGTGTTGCACTCTTTGGGATGCATTCACCATACGAATTAGCTTCAAAAGCCGATTTATACGAAACATATTATGCTTATAAAGTATTTTTAAACAAAAATTAA
- the rimO gene encoding 30S ribosomal protein S12 methylthiotransferase RimO has translation MKEKVYILTLGCPKNEADMDVLKGIFLQKGYELTDNPVEANYSIIDTCGFIEPAKEESINEIFNIVSLKEENPNMKIIPIGCLVERYYDDLKKELTEVDGLIGVVPPAKIVEAIEKKNYYFKLSKPYDVYKCDYRIVQDKPYAYIKIADGCNRKCAFCSIPYFKGDPVSREIEDIKKEAEFLIKNGVKEIVLVSQDNTLYGVDLYKKQALPELLKEINSIKSDFWIRVMYLHPDFINDEIIEAINSLDKVVKYFDIPMQHGSNNVLNLMGRVRKTQQLKDIIAKIRKNPDAIIRTTIIVGFPGETDEDFEALMDFVDEVEFDRLGAFTYFDEEGTPSYLLPNKVDDVIKEKRMEELMELQKEISTERLERFVGMTLKVLVEEYENGVYIGRAYSDAPEIDGNVFFKSEDKLELGDFVDVEIVNSSEYDLEGIIR, from the coding sequence ATGAAGGAAAAAGTATATATTTTGACATTGGGCTGCCCGAAAAACGAGGCAGATATGGATGTTTTAAAAGGTATTTTTTTACAAAAAGGATATGAATTAACGGATAATCCTGTTGAAGCAAATTACTCTATTATAGATACTTGTGGGTTTATTGAACCAGCAAAGGAAGAATCTATAAATGAAATTTTTAATATTGTATCTTTGAAAGAAGAAAACCCTAACATGAAAATTATTCCTATTGGATGTCTTGTTGAGAGATATTATGATGATTTAAAAAAAGAATTGACAGAGGTTGATGGATTAATAGGTGTCGTTCCACCGGCAAAAATTGTTGAAGCAATAGAAAAGAAAAATTATTATTTTAAATTATCAAAACCATATGATGTTTATAAATGTGATTATCGTATAGTTCAAGATAAACCATATGCATATATTAAGATTGCAGATGGGTGTAATAGGAAATGTGCTTTTTGTTCTATCCCGTATTTTAAAGGAGATCCTGTTAGTAGAGAAATTGAGGATATCAAAAAAGAAGCAGAATTTTTAATAAAAAATGGAGTAAAAGAAATTGTTCTTGTTTCACAGGATAATACATTATATGGTGTTGATTTGTATAAAAAACAAGCATTACCAGAACTCTTAAAAGAAATTAATTCTATTAAAAGTGATTTCTGGATAAGAGTAATGTATTTACATCCTGATTTCATCAATGATGAAATTATAGAGGCGATAAATTCACTTGATAAAGTTGTAAAGTATTTTGATATTCCTATGCAACATGGTTCAAATAATGTATTGAATTTAATGGGAAGAGTTAGAAAAACTCAGCAATTAAAAGATATTATCGCTAAAATAAGAAAGAATCCTGATGCAATAATTAGAACTACAATAATTGTAGGTTTTCCTGGAGAAACAGATGAAGATTTTGAAGCATTAATGGATTTTGTTGATGAAGTTGAATTTGATAGATTAGGTGCTTTTACATATTTTGATGAAGAAGGAACACCTTCCTATTTGTTACCGAATAAGGTTGATGATGTAATTAAAGAAAAAAGAATGGAAGAGTTGATGGAATTACAAAAAGAAATATCCACAGAAAGGCTTGAAAGATTTGTAGGTATGACTTTAAAAGTTTTAGTTGAAGAGTATGAAAATGGTGTATATATAGGTAGAGCTTACTCAGATGCTCCTGAGATAGATGGGAATGTATTTTTTAAATCTGAAGATAAATTGGAATTAGGTGATTTTGTAGATGTTGAAATAGTGAATTCATCGGAATATGATCTGGAGGGTATAATAAGATGA
- the glpX gene encoding class II fructose-bisphosphatase → MPNKVDREITLDLVRVTEAAALTSSLHLGMGNKNAVDQAAVDAMRGMLDYIEIKGTVIIGEGEKDEAPMLYIGEKVGTWNEDDEEYDIAVDPIDGTRLVAYGLPNAISVMTLAEKGKLAYLPTFYSYKLAVGPELRGLLDIRSSIRENLRVAAAALKVPVSEITVVVLNRDRHKKIIEEIREVGARIKLIGDGDIAAALATAMPDSGVDIYIGIGGSPEAVLAAGALRTLGGELQVQLWPQTEEEKEKLLIEGWDLNKVYYTEDLAGGENVLFSATGVTDGDFLKGVHFYKGKAITESIVMRSKTRTIRRITTYHDLKYKTIRLKSTDGDSKLLNIHKKREDYMGGGI, encoded by the coding sequence ATGCCAAATAAAGTAGATAGAGAAATAACTCTTGATTTGGTTAGAGTCACAGAAGCGGCAGCTTTGACTAGTAGTTTGCATTTGGGGATGGGTAATAAAAATGCTGTGGATCAAGCAGCAGTAGATGCTATGAGAGGAATGCTGGATTATATAGAAATAAAAGGTACTGTGATAATTGGTGAAGGTGAAAAAGATGAAGCTCCAATGTTGTATATTGGTGAAAAGGTTGGAACATGGAATGAAGATGATGAGGAATATGATATAGCTGTTGATCCAATAGATGGAACAAGACTTGTGGCTTATGGATTACCAAATGCAATTAGTGTTATGACTTTGGCAGAAAAAGGTAAATTAGCATATTTGCCAACATTTTATTCGTATAAGCTTGCGGTTGGTCCGGAATTAAGGGGATTACTGGATATTAGAAGTTCTATTAGAGAAAATTTAAGAGTTGCGGCGGCAGCGTTGAAGGTTCCAGTTAGTGAAATAACAGTAGTAGTTTTAAATAGAGATAGACATAAGAAAATTATTGAAGAAATAAGAGAAGTTGGAGCCAGAATAAAACTAATTGGCGATGGAGATATTGCAGCAGCTTTAGCAACTGCTATGCCAGATAGTGGTGTTGATATATATATAGGTATTGGAGGTTCTCCAGAAGCAGTATTAGCCGCAGGTGCTTTAAGAACATTGGGAGGAGAATTGCAGGTTCAGTTGTGGCCTCAAACCGAAGAAGAAAAGGAAAAACTGTTGATTGAAGGTTGGGACTTGAATAAGGTATATTATACAGAAGATTTAGCTGGAGGAGAAAATGTTTTGTTTTCAGCAACCGGAGTAACAGATGGTGATTTCTTAAAAGGCGTTCATTTTTATAAGGGTAAAGCTATTACTGAAAGCATAGTTATGAGATCCAAAACCAGAACAATAAGAAGAATTACTACATATCATGATTTGAAATATAAAACAATTAGGTTAAAATCTACAGATGGTGATTCTAAATTGTTGAATATTCACAAAAAAAGAGAGGATTATATGGGGGGAGGTATATAA
- the sufB gene encoding Fe-S cluster assembly protein SufB, with translation MKDVNEINYEDLMINQSKFDFRNEAKYAYKTPPGLNEKVIREISEAKNEPKWMLEHRLQAFKIFENYHEPHFGVDIRKLDLSKIVAYMKPDAKKSNSWEDVPEEIKDTFEKLGIPEAERKALAGVGAQYDSEVVYQHIQKELNDLGIVFLDMETAVKEYPDLVKEYFMKLVPSHNHRYAALHGALWSGGSFLYVPKGVKVPLPLQAYFRMNNPGMSQLEHTLIIADEGSEVEFIEGCSAPFYNVTNLHAGMVEIYVKKGAKMKYSTIQNWSKNTYNLNTKRAIVDEDGSMEWVSGSLGSFKTMLYPMTILRGKGAKNSSVTLTYAGPNQHLDTGSKVFHLAPYTSSIVNARSISIGGGWAFYRGWVKIGENAKGAKSSVECNALMLDNKSKSDTVPLIEVFTDDADVGHEAKIGRISEEQIYYLMSRGLSEIDAKNMIVRGFIEPLVKELPLEYALELNKLINLEVESSIG, from the coding sequence ATGAAAGATGTTAATGAAATAAATTATGAAGATTTGATGATAAATCAGTCAAAATTCGACTTCAGAAATGAAGCTAAATATGCATATAAAACTCCTCCCGGATTAAATGAAAAGGTTATAAGGGAAATATCTGAAGCTAAAAATGAACCCAAATGGATGTTGGAGCATAGATTACAAGCATTTAAAATATTTGAGAATTATCATGAACCTCATTTTGGTGTTGATATAAGAAAGTTAGATTTAAGTAAAATAGTTGCATATATGAAACCAGATGCAAAAAAATCTAATTCATGGGAAGATGTACCTGAAGAAATTAAGGATACTTTTGAAAAATTAGGAATTCCAGAAGCAGAAAGAAAAGCATTAGCAGGAGTTGGCGCACAATATGATTCAGAAGTTGTATATCAGCACATACAAAAAGAATTAAATGATTTAGGCATTGTATTTTTAGATATGGAAACTGCTGTTAAAGAATATCCTGATTTAGTAAAGGAATATTTTATGAAATTAGTTCCTTCACATAATCATAGATATGCTGCTTTACATGGAGCATTATGGAGCGGAGGTTCATTCTTATACGTTCCAAAAGGCGTAAAAGTCCCTTTACCTTTACAAGCTTACTTCAGAATGAATAACCCAGGGATGAGTCAATTAGAACACACATTAATTATTGCTGATGAAGGATCAGAAGTTGAATTCATTGAGGGATGTTCTGCTCCGTTTTATAATGTAACCAATTTGCACGCTGGTATGGTTGAAATATATGTAAAAAAAGGGGCTAAGATGAAATATTCTACAATTCAAAACTGGAGTAAAAATACATATAATTTAAATACCAAAAGAGCTATTGTAGATGAGGATGGTTCTATGGAATGGGTATCTGGCTCATTAGGTAGTTTTAAAACTATGTTATATCCAATGACTATTTTAAGAGGAAAAGGTGCTAAGAATAGTTCCGTTACCTTAACATATGCTGGGCCAAATCAACATCTTGATACAGGTTCTAAAGTATTTCATTTAGCTCCTTATACAAGTTCTATTGTAAATGCAAGAAGTATCAGTATTGGTGGCGGTTGGGCATTTTACAGAGGTTGGGTAAAAATTGGAGAAAATGCAAAAGGCGCTAAATCTTCTGTAGAATGTAATGCTTTAATGCTTGATAACAAATCAAAGAGTGATACAGTTCCATTAATAGAAGTATTTACTGACGATGCAGATGTTGGGCATGAAGCTAAAATAGGAAGAATTTCTGAAGAACAAATATATTATTTAATGTCAAGAGGGCTATCAGAAATAGATGCTAAAAACATGATTGTTAGAGGATTTATTGAACCACTAGTAAAGGAATTGCCTTTAGAATATGCTCTTGAATTGAATAAGTTGATTAATTTAGAAGTGGAATCTTCTATTGGATAA
- the sufC gene encoding Fe-S cluster assembly ATPase SufC: MLLEVKNLRAKVIEDDKEILKGVNLNIKSGEIHVLMGPNGSGKSTLSNVIMGSPKFKVIDGEVLFEGENILDLDTNERAKKGIFLTFQHPQEIDGVKMRQFLINAYRHMHPDEKVSPIELNKRLMKLCEDINLKPEFLDRYVNSGFSGGEKKKSEILQLFFLKPKLVIIDEIDSGLDVDALKDVAEAINKLKTDDMSVLMITHYQRILKYLYPNFVHVYVDGKIVYTGDAHLAEEIEEKGYAVLSEYTDIEEVKEW; this comes from the coding sequence ATGTTGTTAGAAGTGAAAAATCTTAGGGCTAAAGTTATCGAAGATGACAAGGAAATATTAAAGGGAGTTAATTTAAATATAAAATCGGGAGAAATTCACGTTTTAATGGGGCCAAATGGTTCTGGTAAATCAACATTATCTAATGTTATAATGGGTTCTCCAAAATTTAAAGTTATAGATGGAGAAGTATTATTTGAAGGAGAAAATATTTTAGATTTAGATACCAATGAAAGAGCAAAAAAAGGAATATTCTTAACATTTCAGCACCCACAGGAAATAGATGGAGTTAAAATGAGACAATTTTTAATAAACGCATACAGACATATGCATCCAGACGAAAAAGTTTCACCAATTGAATTAAATAAGAGATTAATGAAATTATGTGAAGATATAAATCTAAAACCAGAATTTTTAGATAGATATGTTAATTCTGGCTTCTCCGGCGGAGAAAAGAAAAAAAGTGAAATTTTACAATTATTCTTCTTAAAACCAAAATTAGTTATTATAGACGAAATAGATTCCGGACTTGATGTTGATGCATTAAAAGACGTTGCTGAAGCTATTAATAAATTAAAAACTGATGATATGAGCGTATTAATGATTACACATTATCAAAGAATATTAAAATACTTATATCCAAATTTTGTTCATGTATATGTTGATGGAAAAATAGTATACACAGGAGATGCTCATCTTGCTGAAGAAATTGAAGAAAAAGGTTATGCTGTATTAAGTGAGTATACAGACATCGAAGAAGTTAAGGAGTGGTAA
- a CDS encoding aminotransferase class V-fold PLP-dependent enzyme: MLYKKDLIESFPILNRQINGKKLVYFDNAATTLTPVNVTNAIKDFYDYHNANVHRGAHLLSNEATEMYENARKTVAKFINAKTQEIIFTRGTTESINLFAYSIGKSGWLKNKEVLITSIEHHSNFVPWQQLSKTFDFTVKYYNPENGIFNLDEFISNITENTKLISITGMSNVTGQVIPIKEIINYAHEKEILVHVDGAQLVPHFGIDVKDLDVDFLSFSGHKMLGPMGIGVFYGKKKLLKKLPPFHYGGEMINWVSIEQTDFAELPEKFQAGTPNVGGAIGLKAAIDYLNKIGMENIKKHSEILTKYAIEKIKELDFIKLYGLEDRVSIITFNIDSVHPHDVAQVLSDKFGVAVRSGHLCAQPLLKQMGTKSVCRASFYFYNTEEEVDQLIEGLKYIREWFK, encoded by the coding sequence ATGTTATACAAAAAAGATTTGATAGAGAGTTTTCCGATTCTTAATAGACAAATAAATGGAAAAAAATTAGTATATTTTGATAATGCTGCAACTACATTAACTCCAGTTAATGTAACCAATGCTATTAAAGATTTTTATGATTATCATAATGCAAATGTGCATCGCGGTGCACATTTGCTTTCTAACGAAGCAACAGAAATGTATGAAAATGCAAGAAAAACTGTAGCTAAGTTTATTAACGCTAAAACACAAGAGATAATTTTCACAAGAGGCACAACAGAATCTATTAATCTATTTGCATATTCAATAGGAAAAAGCGGATGGCTAAAAAACAAAGAAGTTTTAATTACATCAATAGAACATCATTCTAATTTTGTTCCATGGCAACAATTGTCTAAAACTTTTGATTTTACTGTAAAATACTACAATCCAGAAAATGGAATTTTTAATTTAGATGAATTTATATCTAATATAACAGAAAACACTAAATTAATAAGTATAACTGGAATGTCAAACGTTACTGGACAGGTTATACCAATAAAAGAAATAATAAATTATGCACATGAGAAAGAGATACTCGTTCATGTTGATGGTGCTCAATTAGTTCCTCATTTTGGAATAGATGTAAAAGATTTAGATGTTGATTTTCTTTCTTTTTCCGGACATAAAATGCTTGGTCCTATGGGAATTGGTGTTTTTTATGGAAAGAAAAAATTATTAAAAAAATTACCTCCTTTCCATTATGGCGGAGAAATGATAAATTGGGTAAGTATTGAACAAACAGATTTTGCCGAATTGCCAGAAAAATTTCAAGCAGGAACACCTAATGTTGGCGGAGCAATTGGATTAAAAGCAGCAATTGATTATTTAAATAAAATCGGAATGGAAAATATAAAAAAGCATTCTGAAATATTGACAAAATACGCAATAGAAAAAATAAAAGAATTAGATTTTATAAAATTATATGGATTAGAAGATAGAGTTTCAATAATTACATTTAATATTGATAGCGTTCATCCACATGATGTTGCACAGGTTTTAAGTGATAAATTCGGTGTAGCTGTTAGAAGCGGACACTTATGCGCTCAACCTCTTTTAAAACAAATGGGAACAAAATCTGTTTGTAGAGCCAGTTTTTATTTTTACAATACAGAGGAAGAAGTCGATCAATTAATTGAAGGCTTAAAATATATCAGGGAGTGGTTTAAATGA
- a CDS encoding SAM hydrolase/SAM-dependent halogenase family protein: MIAFFTDWGNDSYYVGVCKAVMKTINKNAEIIDVLHDTRKFDPKINAHILYRFSKDFPEGTIFLSVIDAGVGSSRKPIILKAKKRNFYFVAPDNGLLTLVAEEYGIDKLIEINNEKYYFRKRYSTTFHGRDIFSPVAAYLSKGVPIEEFGSEINTINLFRYKAPEIKNDAIEGEIIFFDTFGNVQTNIPAELGETLFKKDDEIMIHFENKKFKAYYERVFSDVLPGELLIHPESSGYLEIAINQGNAKEFLELSSEGVEVVLRKETY; this comes from the coding sequence ATGATAGCCTTTTTCACTGATTGGGGGAATGATAGTTATTATGTAGGTGTTTGTAAAGCAGTAATGAAAACCATTAATAAAAATGCTGAAATAATAGATGTGTTACATGACACAAGAAAATTTGATCCTAAAATTAATGCGCATATTTTATATAGATTTTCTAAGGATTTCCCGGAAGGAACAATATTTTTAAGTGTTATAGATGCTGGTGTAGGAAGTAGTAGAAAGCCCATTATTTTAAAGGCAAAAAAAAGGAATTTTTATTTTGTTGCACCGGACAATGGATTATTAACTCTTGTAGCAGAAGAATATGGTATTGATAAATTAATAGAAATTAATAATGAGAAATATTATTTTAGAAAGAGGTATTCTACAACATTTCATGGAAGGGATATATTTTCTCCAGTAGCTGCATATTTGTCAAAAGGAGTTCCGATTGAAGAATTTGGTTCTGAAATTAATACCATAAATCTATTTAGATATAAGGCACCAGAAATTAAAAATGACGCAATTGAAGGTGAAATAATATTCTTTGATACATTTGGGAATGTTCAAACAAATATACCTGCTGAACTTGGTGAAACATTATTTAAAAAAGATGATGAAATAATGATTCACTTTGAAAATAAAAAGTTTAAAGCATATTATGAAAGAGTATTTAGTGATGTGTTACCAGGAGAGCTTTTGATTCATCCGGAAAGTTCTGGGTATTTGGAAATAGCAATTAATCAGGGTAACGCAAAAGAATTTTTAGAATTGAGTTCGGAAGGAGTGGAAGTAGTATTAAGAAAAGAAACCTATTAG
- a CDS encoding SufD family Fe-S cluster assembly protein encodes MYEKALILRHDDFFATEWTVPEIESDKDYGIIEIDESKKIFTNNKLNEFRLNRYEEYKKLGFPKWKRSRLNGFDPLPFISKFNTLTSENLKSLNDLDDEGIEILNDMDFDGSHRKFLLMSDIFFNNGFYLKTEKNQKNDVYTTESIIDNKNPLYDLGIINLAENSKATLIRFVKSNGNSSKISSLRGKLNENSELTLINLNLFENDISTDNIFFDIGENAKLTIYDINIGGKVTAPHIVVRMAAKKGNVNIYPYYLTQDEEIIDMFYLIRYYAPETFGHILGHGVLMDSSRVVFRGNLDIKKGAKEADAGEQDFNLILSEKARVMAYPSLYVDENDVTAGHAASIGSIEEDQLYYMMTRGYSKNEAKKEIAAGIFEPSIEFISKYNTKLAGELRDVIQKRFDREFSDS; translated from the coding sequence ATGTATGAAAAAGCGCTTATTTTGAGGCATGATGATTTTTTTGCAACAGAATGGACAGTGCCAGAGATAGAATCTGATAAAGATTATGGTATAATTGAAATAGATGAATCAAAAAAAATTTTTACAAATAATAAACTAAACGAATTTAGATTAAATAGATATGAAGAATATAAAAAATTAGGATTTCCAAAATGGAAAAGATCGAGATTAAACGGCTTTGATCCACTTCCATTCATTTCTAAATTCAACACTCTAACTTCAGAGAATCTTAAAAGTTTAAATGATCTTGATGATGAAGGTATTGAAATATTAAATGATATGGATTTTGATGGTTCTCATAGAAAATTTTTATTGATGTCTGATATATTTTTCAATAATGGATTCTACTTAAAAACAGAAAAAAATCAAAAAAATGATGTTTATACAACTGAATCAATAATCGACAATAAAAATCCTTTATACGATTTAGGAATAATAAACTTAGCAGAAAATAGTAAAGCTACATTAATCAGATTTGTAAAATCAAATGGAAATAGTTCAAAAATATCCTCTTTAAGGGGAAAACTAAATGAAAATTCTGAATTAACTTTAATTAACTTGAATTTATTTGAAAATGATATATCTACAGACAATATATTCTTTGATATTGGTGAAAATGCCAAATTAACAATATATGATATTAATATAGGTGGAAAAGTTACAGCTCCTCATATTGTTGTTAGAATGGCTGCAAAAAAAGGAAATGTAAACATATATCCATACTATTTAACTCAAGATGAAGAAATTATAGATATGTTTTATTTAATAAGATATTATGCTCCAGAAACATTTGGTCACATTTTAGGTCATGGGGTATTAATGGATTCTTCAAGAGTTGTATTTAGAGGTAATCTTGATATCAAAAAAGGTGCAAAAGAAGCTGATGCTGGTGAGCAAGATTTCAATCTTATACTTTCAGAAAAAGCAAGAGTAATGGCTTATCCTTCATTATACGTTGATGAAAATGATGTTACTGCTGGTCATGCTGCAAGTATTGGAAGTATTGAAGAAGATCAATTGTATTATATGATGACAAGAGGATACAGTAAGAATGAAGCGAAAAAGGAAATTGCAGCTGGTATTTTTGAACCATCTATTGAGTTTATAAGCAAATACAATACTAAATTAGCGGGGGAATTAAGAGATGTTATACAAAAAAGATTTGATAGAGAGTTTTCCGATTCTTAA